A genome region from Thermomonospora amylolytica includes the following:
- the nuoL gene encoding NADH-quinone oxidoreductase subunit L, which yields MKAEGIQAAAWLLIALPLAGAAILLLGGRRTDKWGHLLGTAMSLGAFVVGLAMFVQMLGYGEEERRRTVHLYEWFTVGDFTLDMGLLVDPLSISFVLLITGVGSLIHVYSIGYMAHDPDRRRFFAYLNLFVAAMLLLVLADNYVGLFVGWEGVGLASYLLIGFWQFKPSAAVAAKKAFVVNRVGDLGMVIAISLMFATFGSVAFTDILGEGAHHAGAVQQISEGTATALGLLLLLGACGKSAQLPLQSWLLDAMEGPTPVSALIHAATMVTAGVYLIVRSGPIFELAPDAQLAVTIVGAATLLAGAIIGTAKDDIKKALAGSTMSQIGYMVLAAGLGPAGYVFAIAHLIAHGFFKAGLFLGAGSVMHGMDDDVNMRHYGGLSSAMKITWATFGLGYLAIIGFPFLSGFFTKEGIIAAAFDSGGTSGAILGGCALLGAAITAYYMSRVMFMTFHGQRRWEEGVHPHESPKVMTVPLLLLAVGSVGAGGFLVLGPFAHFLEPVVGEGGHHEFHWITVPGATAFVLMLAGVAIAWRQYGARPVPHEAPKGSFVTVAARKDLYGDALNESLFMRPGQWLTRLAVFFDNKGVDGLVNGLAATVGGTSGRVRRLQTGFVRSYALSMFFGAAVVVAALLAVNA from the coding sequence ATGAAGGCCGAAGGCATCCAGGCCGCCGCCTGGCTTCTCATCGCCCTCCCGCTGGCGGGCGCGGCGATCCTGCTGCTGGGCGGGCGCCGCACCGACAAGTGGGGGCACCTGCTCGGCACCGCCATGTCGCTGGGCGCGTTCGTCGTCGGGCTGGCGATGTTCGTCCAGATGCTCGGGTACGGCGAGGAGGAGCGGCGGCGCACCGTCCACCTGTACGAGTGGTTCACCGTCGGGGACTTCACCCTCGACATGGGCCTGCTGGTGGACCCGCTGTCCATCAGCTTCGTGCTGCTGATCACCGGCGTGGGCTCGCTGATCCACGTCTACTCCATCGGCTACATGGCCCACGACCCCGACCGGCGGCGGTTCTTCGCGTACCTGAACCTGTTCGTGGCGGCGATGCTGCTGCTGGTGCTGGCCGACAACTACGTCGGGCTGTTCGTCGGCTGGGAGGGCGTCGGCCTGGCGTCGTACCTGCTGATCGGGTTCTGGCAGTTCAAGCCGTCGGCGGCGGTGGCGGCCAAGAAGGCGTTCGTGGTCAACCGGGTCGGCGACCTGGGCATGGTGATCGCGATCTCGCTGATGTTCGCCACGTTCGGGTCGGTGGCGTTCACCGACATCCTCGGCGAGGGCGCGCACCACGCGGGCGCCGTCCAGCAGATCAGCGAGGGCACCGCCACCGCGCTCGGGCTGCTGCTCCTGCTCGGCGCGTGCGGCAAGTCCGCCCAGCTCCCGCTGCAGTCCTGGCTGCTGGACGCGATGGAGGGCCCGACCCCGGTGTCGGCGCTGATCCACGCGGCGACCATGGTGACCGCCGGCGTCTACCTGATCGTGCGGTCCGGGCCGATCTTCGAGCTGGCCCCGGACGCGCAGCTAGCGGTCACGATCGTCGGCGCGGCCACCCTGCTGGCCGGTGCGATCATCGGTACCGCCAAGGACGACATCAAGAAGGCGCTGGCCGGCTCGACGATGTCGCAGATCGGCTACATGGTGCTGGCGGCGGGGCTGGGCCCGGCCGGGTACGTGTTCGCCATCGCCCACCTGATCGCGCACGGCTTCTTCAAGGCCGGGCTGTTCCTGGGCGCCGGGTCGGTCATGCACGGCATGGACGACGACGTGAACATGCGGCACTACGGCGGGCTGTCCTCCGCCATGAAGATCACCTGGGCCACGTTCGGGCTGGGCTACCTGGCGATCATCGGGTTCCCCTTCCTGTCCGGGTTCTTCACCAAGGAGGGCATCATCGCCGCCGCGTTCGACTCCGGCGGCACCTCCGGGGCGATCCTGGGCGGCTGCGCGCTGCTGGGCGCGGCGATCACCGCCTACTACATGTCGCGGGTGATGTTCATGACCTTCCACGGCCAGCGCCGCTGGGAGGAGGGCGTGCACCCGCACGAGTCGCCGAAGGTGATGACCGTTCCGCTGCTGCTGCTGGCGGTCGGCTCGGTCGGCGCCGGCGGGTTCCTGGTGCTCGGCCCGTTCGCGCACTTCCTGGAGCCGGTGGTCGGCGAGGGCGGGCACCACGAGTTCCACTGGATCACCGTTCCCGGCGCGACGGCGTTCGTGCTGATGCTGGCCGGCGTGGCGATCGCCTGGCGGCAGTACGGCGCCCGCCCGGTGCCGCACGAGGCCCCCAAGGGCTCGTTCGTCACCGTCGCGGCCCGCAAGGACCTGTACGGCGACGCCCTCAACGAGTCGCTGTTCATGCGGCCCGGCCAGTGGCTGACCCGCCTGGCGGTGTTCTTCGACAACAAGGGCGTGGACGGGCTCGTCAACGGCCTGGCCGCCACGGTCGGCGGCACCTCGGGCCGGGTCCGGCGGCTGCAGACCGGGTTCGTCCGGTCGTACGCGCTGTCCATGTTCTTCGGGGCCGCCGTCGTGGTGGCGGCACTGCTGGCGGTGAACGCCTGA
- a CDS encoding NADH-quinone oxidoreductase subunit M, with the protein MNDFPWLSVLVAVPAVGALLVALLPKGRDALAKQVALGLSALVAVLAFVMAAGFSTGGPRHQFTETYDWIPAFGVHWALGVDGVALTLILMSVVLVPLVMLASWNDADRYGGVVAEGEKAPAKSVKGYFALILALEAMMVGVFAATDVFLFYVFFEAMLVPVYFLIGAYGGPQRSYAAVKFLLYSLFGGLLMLVAVIALYVYGPNTFLMSELAGLNLDPTVARWLFLGFFVAFAIKAPMVPLHTWLPDAAGQAPAGALVLIVGVLDKVGTYGMMRFCLELFPGAARWATPVVVTFAVISVIYGAILAIGQIDLKRLVAYTSISHFGFIVLGIFAMTSQGQAGAALYMVNHGFATGALFLVVGFLIVRRGSARVDAFGGVQKVAPLLAGSFLVAGLAGLSLPGLAPFVSEFLVIIGTFARYEVAAVVAALGIVLAAVYILWMYQRTMNGPTAEAVAGFKDLSRRELVAIAPILAVIVALGFFPKPALDVIDPSVQQTLSRVQMSDPTPTVAEKGAHP; encoded by the coding sequence ATGAACGACTTTCCCTGGCTGAGCGTCCTGGTCGCGGTCCCCGCGGTGGGCGCGCTGCTGGTGGCGCTGCTGCCCAAGGGCAGGGACGCGCTCGCCAAGCAGGTGGCGCTGGGCCTGTCGGCGCTGGTCGCGGTGCTCGCCTTCGTGATGGCGGCGGGCTTTTCGACCGGTGGGCCGCGCCACCAGTTCACCGAGACCTACGACTGGATCCCCGCCTTCGGGGTGCACTGGGCGCTCGGCGTGGACGGCGTCGCGCTGACCCTGATCCTGATGTCGGTGGTGCTGGTCCCGCTGGTCATGCTGGCCTCGTGGAACGACGCCGACCGCTACGGCGGCGTCGTCGCCGAGGGGGAGAAGGCACCGGCCAAGTCGGTGAAGGGCTACTTCGCGCTGATCCTGGCCCTCGAGGCGATGATGGTCGGGGTCTTCGCGGCCACCGACGTCTTCCTGTTCTACGTGTTCTTCGAGGCCATGCTGGTCCCGGTGTACTTCCTCATCGGGGCCTACGGCGGCCCGCAGCGGTCGTACGCGGCGGTCAAGTTCCTGCTGTACTCGCTGTTCGGCGGGCTGCTGATGCTGGTCGCGGTGATCGCCCTGTACGTGTACGGGCCGAACACCTTCCTGATGTCGGAACTGGCCGGCCTGAACCTGGACCCGACGGTGGCCAGGTGGCTGTTCCTCGGCTTCTTCGTCGCGTTCGCGATCAAGGCGCCGATGGTGCCGCTGCACACCTGGCTGCCGGACGCCGCCGGGCAGGCCCCGGCCGGCGCGCTGGTGCTGATCGTCGGCGTGCTGGACAAGGTCGGCACCTACGGCATGATGCGGTTCTGCCTGGAGCTGTTCCCGGGCGCGGCCAGGTGGGCCACCCCGGTGGTGGTCACGTTCGCGGTGATCAGCGTGATCTACGGCGCGATCCTGGCGATCGGGCAGATCGACCTCAAGCGGCTGGTCGCCTACACCTCGATCTCCCACTTCGGGTTCATCGTGCTGGGGATCTTCGCGATGACCTCGCAGGGGCAGGCCGGGGCCGCGCTCTACATGGTCAACCACGGGTTCGCCACCGGGGCGCTGTTCCTGGTGGTCGGGTTCCTGATCGTGCGCCGCGGTTCGGCCCGGGTGGACGCGTTCGGCGGGGTGCAGAAGGTCGCGCCGCTGCTGGCCGGATCGTTCCTGGTCGCCGGGCTGGCCGGGCTGTCGCTGCCCGGGCTGGCGCCGTTCGTGTCGGAGTTCCTGGTGATCATCGGCACGTTCGCCCGGTACGAGGTGGCCGCGGTGGTCGCCGCGCTGGGCATCGTGCTGGCCGCCGTCTACATCCTGTGGATGTACCAGCGGACCATGAACGGGCCGACCGCCGAGGCGGTGGCCGGCTTCAAGGACCTGTCCCGGCGTGAGCTGGTGGCGATCGCGCCGATCCTGGCGGTCATCGTGGCGCTGGGCTTCTTCCCCAAGCCGGCCCTCGACGTGATCGACCCGTCGGTGCAGCAGACGCTCAGCCGGGTCCAGATGAGTGATCCCACGCCCACCGTCGCCGAGAAGGGGGCTCATCCGTGA
- the nuoN gene encoding NADH-quinone oxidoreductase subunit NuoN has protein sequence MSAGVQVIAAPGDIPAPHIEYGQLAPMLIVFGVAVVGVLVEAFAGRAWRYRIQVPLAFAGLLAAFVWTLVLGLSERPFHVAAMGAIGVDGPTLFLQGTILVLALVSLLLIAERSAAHFTAQAAALPGSEAEQASMAAGVRQTEIFPLMMFAVGGMLMFPASNDLLTMFVALEVLSLPLYLLCGLARRRRLLSQEAAVKYFLLGAFSSAFFLYGAALLYGFAGSVRLSDIAEQAGQGAGGEPLLLGGIALLSVGLLFKLGAVPFHMWKPDVYQGAPTPVTALMASCTLVSAFGAMLRVYYVGFETLRWDWRPTMWGVAIVTMLVGAVIAVTQTDIKRLLAYSSIAHAGFLLTGLVATSREGLSGSLFYLAAYGFTTLGAFAVVTMVRDAGGEAAHLSRWAGLGKRSPLVAGAFAFFLLAMAGIPLTSGFTGKFAVFSAAVDGGATPLVIVGVLASAIAAFFYVRVIVVMFFSDPDADGPAVVVGPTTAAAVALGLAVTVVLGVLPQPMLDLAGEAAAQMFVR, from the coding sequence GTGAGCGCCGGAGTGCAGGTCATCGCGGCACCGGGGGACATCCCCGCGCCGCACATCGAGTACGGCCAGCTCGCGCCGATGCTGATCGTGTTCGGCGTCGCCGTGGTCGGCGTGCTGGTCGAGGCGTTCGCCGGGCGGGCCTGGCGGTACCGGATCCAGGTGCCGCTGGCGTTCGCCGGGCTGCTGGCGGCGTTCGTGTGGACGCTGGTGCTGGGCCTGTCGGAGCGGCCGTTCCACGTCGCCGCGATGGGCGCCATCGGGGTGGACGGGCCGACGCTGTTCCTGCAGGGCACCATCCTGGTGCTGGCGCTGGTCAGCCTGCTGCTGATCGCCGAGCGCAGCGCCGCCCACTTCACCGCGCAGGCCGCCGCGCTGCCCGGCTCGGAGGCCGAGCAGGCCAGCATGGCGGCCGGGGTCCGGCAGACCGAGATCTTCCCGCTGATGATGTTCGCGGTCGGCGGGATGCTGATGTTCCCGGCCTCCAACGACCTGCTCACCATGTTCGTGGCGCTGGAGGTGCTGTCGCTGCCGCTGTACCTGCTGTGCGGGCTGGCCCGCCGGCGGCGGTTGCTGTCGCAGGAGGCGGCGGTCAAGTACTTCCTGCTGGGCGCGTTCTCCTCGGCGTTCTTCCTGTACGGCGCGGCGCTGCTGTACGGGTTCGCCGGGTCGGTGCGGCTGTCGGACATCGCCGAGCAGGCCGGGCAGGGCGCCGGCGGCGAGCCGCTGCTGCTCGGCGGGATCGCGCTGCTGAGCGTGGGCCTGCTGTTCAAGCTGGGCGCGGTGCCGTTCCACATGTGGAAGCCGGACGTCTACCAGGGCGCCCCGACCCCGGTGACCGCGCTGATGGCCTCCTGCACGCTGGTGTCGGCGTTCGGGGCGATGCTGCGGGTCTACTACGTCGGGTTCGAGACGCTGCGCTGGGACTGGCGGCCCACGATGTGGGGTGTGGCGATTGTCACCATGCTGGTCGGCGCGGTCATCGCGGTGACCCAGACCGACATCAAGCGGCTGCTGGCCTACTCCTCGATCGCGCACGCGGGCTTCCTGCTCACCGGCCTGGTCGCCACCTCGCGGGAGGGCCTGTCGGGCTCGCTGTTCTACCTGGCCGCCTACGGGTTCACCACGCTGGGCGCGTTCGCCGTGGTGACCATGGTGCGCGACGCCGGGGGCGAGGCCGCCCACCTGAGCCGCTGGGCCGGGCTGGGCAAGCGCTCGCCGCTGGTCGCCGGGGCGTTCGCGTTCTTCCTGCTGGCCATGGCCGGGATCCCGCTGACCAGCGGGTTCACCGGCAAGTTCGCGGTGTTCTCGGCGGCGGTGGACGGCGGGGCGACCCCGCTGGTCATCGTGGGCGTGCTGGCCTCGGCGATCGCGGCGTTCTTCTACGTCCGGGTGATCGTGGTGATGTTCTTCAGCGACCCCGACGCCGACGGCCCGGCGGTGGTGGTCGGCCCGACGACCGCGGCTGCGGTGGCCCTCGGGCTGGCCGTTACTGTGGTACTCGGCGTGTTGCCCCAGCCCATGCTGGACCTGGCCGGGGAAGCCGCCGCGCAGATGTTCGTTCGTTGA
- a CDS encoding polyprenyl synthetase family protein produces MRERLAAVEELLSQSVTSDDPLLAQASKHLVDAGGKRFRPALVLLASHFGDPAAAGVVPAAVVVELTHLATLYHDDVMDEATMRRGEESANTRWTNTVAILTGDYLFAQASDLLAGLGPEAVRIQARAFARLVRGQIAETSGPPAGADPLKHYLQVVADKTASLIAVSGHLGALLAGADPQTVKTITDACEKIGVAFQLSDDILDIASESAQSGKTPGTDLREGIRTLPILHVLASTDPADARLRELLGRDLTDDALHAEALSLLRAHPAMERARADLRQWAEDARSDLLTLPDIPARAALTGLCDYVVSRTG; encoded by the coding sequence ATGCGCGAGCGCCTGGCGGCGGTCGAGGAGCTGCTGTCGCAGTCGGTCACCAGCGACGACCCCCTGCTGGCCCAGGCGTCCAAGCATCTGGTGGACGCCGGCGGCAAGCGGTTCCGCCCGGCGCTGGTGCTGCTGGCCTCGCACTTCGGCGACCCGGCCGCCGCGGGGGTGGTCCCCGCGGCGGTCGTGGTCGAGCTGACCCATCTGGCCACGCTCTACCACGACGACGTGATGGACGAGGCCACCATGCGGCGCGGCGAGGAGTCCGCCAACACCCGGTGGACCAACACCGTCGCCATCCTCACCGGCGACTACCTGTTCGCCCAGGCCTCGGACCTGCTGGCCGGGCTGGGGCCGGAGGCGGTCCGGATCCAGGCCCGCGCGTTCGCCCGGCTGGTGCGCGGGCAGATCGCCGAGACCTCCGGGCCGCCCGCGGGCGCCGACCCGCTCAAGCACTACCTGCAGGTGGTGGCGGACAAGACCGCCTCGCTGATCGCGGTGTCCGGGCATCTGGGGGCGCTGCTGGCCGGCGCCGACCCGCAGACGGTGAAGACCATCACCGACGCCTGCGAGAAGATCGGGGTGGCCTTCCAGCTCTCCGACGACATCCTGGACATCGCCTCGGAGTCGGCCCAGTCCGGCAAGACCCCCGGCACGGACCTGCGCGAGGGCATCCGCACCCTGCCGATCCTGCACGTGCTGGCCTCGACCGACCCGGCCGACGCCCGGCTGCGGGAACTGCTGGGGCGCGACCTGACCGACGACGCCCTGCACGCCGAGGCGCTGTCGCTGCTGCGCGCCCACCCGGCGATGGAACGTGCCCGCGCCGACCTGCGGCAGTGGGCCGAGGACGCCCGGTCGGACCTGCTCACCCTGCCCGACATCCCGGCCCGCGCGGCCCTCACCGGCCTGTGCGACTACGTGGTCTCCCGCACCGGCTGA
- a CDS encoding globin family protein encodes MDPQSLRDNFALVGAHGEDVAAYFYADLFERDPALRPMFPASMTKQHQMLLAALSTIMDFLDDTDRLVPYLQDLGRRHRDYGISPEHFPTVGASLLATLAYFSADAWNEDLERDWTAAYGVVADVMQGAMAGSDA; translated from the coding sequence ATGGACCCCCAGTCGCTGCGGGACAATTTCGCGCTCGTCGGCGCGCACGGCGAGGACGTCGCCGCCTACTTCTACGCCGACCTGTTCGAACGCGACCCCGCGCTGCGCCCGATGTTCCCGGCGTCCATGACCAAGCAGCACCAGATGCTGCTGGCCGCCCTGTCGACCATCATGGACTTCCTCGACGACACCGACCGGCTGGTGCCCTATCTGCAGGACCTGGGCCGCCGGCACCGGGACTACGGGATCTCGCCCGAGCACTTCCCGACGGTGGGCGCCAGCCTGCTGGCGACCCTGGCGTACTTCAGCGCGGACGCCTGGAACGAGGATCTGGAGCGGGACTGGACCGCCGCCTACGGGGTGGTGGCCGATGTCATGCAGGGGGCCATGGCCGGCTCGGACGCCTGA